ATTCAGTGAAAGGGGAAATTAATGCAAACCTGGGTACATTTGGGAGTCTAATTACCATAGCTTTGATTGCTGCATTATTTACTAATCTATCCATGGCATTTAAAAATAACCATGTTTCAGAGACCGGATATTATATCACATATTTATTATTGTTTAGCTTACTCATCAGTACTTTTATTCTAGCCTCGCGTATTGCGGCTGAGACCATTGGTTCAATATTGGATTTTATGAAGGCACTGGTTCCTACCTATCTGATGGTAGTAGGCTTTTATACTGGTTCCGGTACTTCACTGGTCTATTATGAGGCAGCTTTGATGTTGATTACTCTGGTTGATTTCTTGATGGTAAGTATAATGATACCTATGATTAATTTCTATTTAATCATTATGTTGACGAATAATCTGTCCAAAGAGGACATGCTATCCAAGCTGGCAGAGTTATTCTCCTCAGCGATTAGCTGGTTACTAAAAAGCATGCTAGCTGCAGTCATCGGGTTTAATGCCATTCAAGGATTGATTGTTCCAGTAGCAGATAAAGTAAAGAGATCTACTCTGCTAAAAGCCTCGGAAGCATTACCCGGAGTAGGAGATGCACTGGGGGGTGTGGCAGAAACGATATTGGGAGCAGGGGTACTGTTGAAAAATGCCATCGGTGTTGCGGGATTAATTGTAATCTTAACTATTTGTGCTGTTCCATTTCTTAAGCTATTAATGATCACAGTAGTATATAAGGTAGGATGTGCTGCGCTGCAACCCATATCGGACAAGCGTTTTATTGAATGTATCAGCGCCTCGGCAAAATCTGCGGGGATGCTACTTCAGACGGTGTTTGTAGGCGCTGTGTTATTTATCATTACGATAACCATAGTTGCGGTTACTACCGGTGGTATCAGTTAATATATCCAGGGAGGGATGAGCTTGTTGTATGAATGAAATCTATATCTGGATCAAAAATATTGTTATTTACATGATTCTCAATACCATCATAATGAATCTACTCGGAAATAAAAGCTATAAAAAATATGTAAGTATTGTATCCGGGATGATTTTAGTGCTGGTGGTGATATCACCTTTGATGAAATTCATGAATTTGGAGGACAAATTGGATTTGTTTCTAAAATCTAACGATTTTGCTATTGAGACATCCGATTTTAAGAATGACCTAAATCGAATGGAAGAGGAGCAAAGCAAGATCATATTTGCGGAGTACGAAAAAAAAATAGAACTTCAGGTAGATGAACTTTTAGCGTCAGAGAATATTGTGTTGGAAGGGTTTGAGGTTAGAATAAATAAAGATCCGAATAGTACAGAATTTGGTGAAATAATGAGCATGGATATCAGTGCAGTGGAAGGGGAAAAGAAACAAGAATATGAAGGGAGAATTCCTCTGATTGAAAAGGTGGAAATTGCAAGGATTTCGTTAAATGAGGAGAAGGAGGAGGTTATAAAAAAGGTACCTTCCCCGATGGAAATAAATCTAAAAAATAAGCTTTCAGACTTCTATAATATCGAACAGGGTAATATAAATATTAGTATACAGGGAGGGTAACATGGAAAAGAAAAAATTATCCCTGAAAGAGATAGGCCTACCAAAATTAGCCATAATGTTAGTTGCAGGAATTTTAATTATTTTATTATCATTCCCAGGTATATTTGAGTCAAAAAAACCTTCAAAAGATATTGTTCAGACAAATAATATGGTTAATCAAAATGATACGAATACGACAAGCTATGATACGAATACCTATATAACAGAAATGGAAAATAAGCTGGAAAACATCCTGAGAAAGGTATCCGGTATCGGTGAGGTGGAGGTCATGATCACATTAAAGGCCTCAAAGGAACAAATCCCGCTAAAGGATAAACCTTCTACACAGGAGAGCTTAAATGAAGTTGATAGGGAGGGCGGAAGTAGAACAAATAATAATGTCCAACAGGAGGATAATACCGTGTTGTATACAGATGAGGATGGAAAATCAGTGCCTTACATAATCCAAGAACTTGAACCTGAGATTGAAGGCGTTGTTGTAATCGCTGAGGGCGGTGATAATGCCGAATTAATAATGGACATTATGGATGCAGCAGAGGTATTATTTGACGTACCCGCGCATAAAGTTAAAGTAATGAAAATGAGGAGCGAGACAAAATGATCAGGAGGTTTAAAATGAAAAATATATTTAAGAAAAATCAAATCATAATCACAGCACTATGTATTATGATAGCCATCGCGGGGTATCTTAGCTTTACCAACAATGACAAACCCGATGATCCCAACGCGGTAGAAACAACGAATCCTGACCTGGAAGATTTAGATGATTTCACTGCGCTGGATGGGTTGGAGATGGTTACTGATACAACTGGTGACACAACAGGTGATGGAACCACAGTGGATGATACTACCGATGATACCACAGATGACACTACAGTGGATGATACCACGGACGATACTACTGTAGATGATACGGACGAAGACTTAGCGGATGATACAGACGAAGCAACAGATGAGGATGATGAAACCATGGATACAGAGGATGCAGCAGATGAATTAGGAGATATTTCTGACGAAGATCTTCTGAGTGTAACCGATAACGGAGAATTGGAATTAGAAGAAGGCGTTCCAGGAGAAGCAGTCCTTGCCAATGCAGCTGTTGATTCCGGTTATTTCATTTCCTCAAGACTTGATCGCGAGCAAAGAAGAGCTAAGAGTAAAGCAGATTTAAAGGAAATTATAGATAGCCCGGATATTTCAAAAGAGGATAAACAGGCTGCAATTCAGAAAATGATTGAGTTAACCTCCAATTCAGAAAAGGAATCCGCTATTGAGATATTACTCGGGGCAAAAGGATTCGACGGATCCATTGTTTACATTGTAGATAACATGGTAAATGTAGTAGTAAATGCGAAAACACTAACCGATCAGCAGCTTGCTATTGTTGAATCTGTAGTAAAGGACAATACAGGCTTCGCAGTGGAAAACATACATATTAATCCGGCTGTTGTAGAAGAATAGTAGGGATCAATAGAAATAATTTTATTTATATTTGCAAAAGCTATGAGATTTGGTATAATACTATATAATGTAAATAAGGTATAGGGAATACCGAATAAAGATAGGAACTTAGGAGGTAATCATTGTGAATAAAGAACCGGAGATCAGAAACACATATAAAATACATGAGGATGGTAAGGTTGGAGAAGTTCAGATAGCGGATGAGGTCGTTGCTACAATAGCAGGTTTAGCGGCTACGGAAGTAAAGGGTGTTGCTGCAACCTCCGGTAATGTTACGAATGAGATTGCCGGCAAGCTCGGAAAGAAGAACTTATCCAAAGGAGTAAAGGTTATAGTGAATCCGGATGCAGTATCGGTGGATATGGCTTTGACCTTGGATTACGGATATGGAATTCCGGAGACTGCCAAGTTAGTTCAGGAAAAGGTAAAGCTGGCGATAGAGAATATGACCGGATTACAGGTAAAAGAGGTTAACATCCGCATAGCCGGAGTTAATATTGTAAAAGAGTAATAATTCCCTAACAACCCTTAGAACATAACCTAAGGGTTGTTTGTTCATGTTAAATGCGAAGTATAGAATCAGGAGGATTCTCATAGTGACGAGAAGAGAAATAAGAGAACACATTTTCCTTATGCTATTTCGTAAGGATTTTCACGAGGCAACTGAATTAACAGAGCAAATGGAGCTCTATATAGCGGAGTTAGAAACACCGTCGCTAGAGGAGTATACCTATCTAACTAACCGCTTTCAGACAGTGGTAAGTCATCTGGAAGAGATCGATCAGACTTTATCTGAGGCTGCCAGTGGCTGGAAGCTAAACCGAATGAATAAGGTGGATTTAACGATATTACGTCTGGCTGTGTATGAAATGAAATTCGACGAGGATGTACCAGTTAAGGTGGCTATCAATGAAGCAGTAGAGATGGCGAAAACATTTGGTGGCGATGAATCCCCCAGTTTTGTGAATGGGGTGTTGGCTAAATTGGCGTAAGTCGGGAGGTCTTCATGGGACAAGCTTATTCGGTTACTGAGATTAATCAATATATAAAGAATATGTTTCTTGGGGATCGAATGTTAAACCGTATTTATGTTAAGGGTGAAGTCTCCAATTGCAAATATCATACCTCTGGGCACATTTATTTTACATTAAAGGATGCACAGGGGCAATTGTCATGCGTAATGTTTGCCGGACAGAGAAGAGGTCTGACATTTCGTTTAGAGGAAGGACAGAGTGTAATTGCTCTCGGAAGCATTAATGTATATGAGAGAGACGGCAAATACCAGCTCTATGCCAGTGAGATCGTGCTAGACGGTCAGGGGCTGTTGTATGAACGCTTTGAGAAACTAAAAAAGCAGCTGGAAGCAGAGGGTTTATTTGATCGTGAGCATAAGAAACCGATTCCTTCCTTTCCGAAAAGAATCGGGATCGTAACAGCTTCCACTGGAGCAGCTATTCAAGATATTATCAATATATCAAAACGGAGAAATCCATATGTCCAGCTGATTTTATATCCGGCACTGGTACAGGGTGTTGGTTCAGCTGAAAGCGTAGCCAAAGGAATTGCTGCCTTGGATCGTCTGGGGTTGGATACTATCATTGTCGGACGTGGAGGAGGATCCATCGAAGATCTATGGGCATTTAATGAGGAAATTGTTGCACGAGCGATCTATCAATGTAATACGCCCATTATCTCAGCAGTTGGACATGAGACGGATGTGACCATTGCGGATTTTGTATCGGATTTGCGAGCGCCGACTCCATCGGCTGCCGCAGAGCTGGCAGTCAATGATTACCTTGCCTTCGAAGCGTTGATCAATGATTACAAGCGTAAGCTGGCAAGAGAAATTCAACAGAAAATACAGCTTCAGCAAAACCGGATAAGGGAGTTGAAATTTCGGCTGTTTTATGCAAGCCCCTCCTATCAGATTAAGCAAAAGAGGCAGTATCTCATCGATATGGAACAACGGTTACAGAACTGTATTAATCAACGAATTAAGGAAAAAAGACATAAACTGGAACTATACATATCAAGGCTGGAGGGTTTATCTCCTTTATCCAAGCTGAGTAAGGGATATGCTTTGATTGTGGGAGAGGATAACAAACCCGTTCAGAGCATTAAGAAGGTAAAGGAAAAGGAGCAGATCACCATTTCGCTGATAGACGGAGATATTTACTCAAGAGTGGAAACAGTTCTGGAAAAGAAGCGTGGTATGAGTGAAATAGAAGATGGAGGTTGTTATGGCGAAGAAAGAAATGAAGCTTGAGGAATCATTTGAAAAGCTGAACCAGATATTAGAGGAACTTGAGAAACCGGAGGTTAGTTTAGAGGATTCATTTTCACTATATCAAGAGGGAATGAAGCTTCTTAAGGCATGTAATGCTTCCATTGACAAGGTGGAGAAGCAATTAATCATATTAAGTGAAAGTGGCGAAACGGATGAACTTTAATCAGGAAATGCAGGAGAAAATATCAGAAATTGAGGCTATACTTGAGGAATTTATTCCGAAAGAGGAGGGCTATCAGAAAACAATTATGCAGGCAATGAATTACAGTCTGCTGGCAGGTGGAAAACGCCTACGTCCTATGCTAATGGTTGAGACCTTTTCCATGTTTAACGGGCTAAATATGGATATACTTAAGCCCTTTATGGCAGCAATTGAGATGATACACACCTATTCCTTGGTACATGATGATCTTCCTGCTATGGATAATGACGAATATCGAAGAGGTAGAAAGACAACCCACGTGGTGTTTGGAGAAGCATTGGGTATTCTGGCCGGAGATGGTCTCTTAAATTATGCCTTTGAGACGGCCCTGAAAGCCTTTGATGCGATTACGGCATCGACGCCAACAGAGGAACTGACCACATATCGTCGCATTGCTAAGGCAATGCAGACCCTGGCTGCGAAAGCAGGTATCTATGGGATGATTGGGGGACAGGTAATTGATACGGAAGAGTACCATGGAGTAACGGAACAGGAACGGTTGGATTTTATGTATCGCCTGAAAACGGGAGCTTTAATGGAGGCTTCCATGATGATTGGGGCGATATTGGCTGGAGCTACGGATGAAGAAGTGAATAAAATCGAATATATTGCTGGCAATATAGGGCTGGCATTTCAAATAAAGGATGATATATTGGACATCACCGGTACACCTGAAGTATTAGGAAAACCGGTTTTAAGCGATGAGAAGAATGAGAAAGTTACCTATGTTACAATTATGGATCTGAATAAGGCTTCAGAACGAGTAGAAGTGATTTCAAAACAGGCAGTAGATGCCTTTGAGGAATTACCCTATCAGAATGAATATTTAAAATCTTTAATCATCAAACTGATTAATAGAGAAAACTAGTAGAATAAGAGCCTTTATTAAGGAATGAAGTGAGGTGTATTGATTGCCAAGATTATTAGATGGTATTAATAATGCAAATGATATTAAGAAAATAAAGGCACAGGATTATGATAAATTAGCGAGAGAAATTCGTGATTTTTTAATACAGAATGTAAGTCAGACAGGAGGACACCTTGCTTCAAATCTTGGAGTAGTTGAACTTACAATGGCATTACATTTATTCCTAAATCTGCCACAGGATAAGCTTATATGGGATGTGGGGCATCAAGCATACACGCATAAGGTATTAACCGGAAGAAAAAATCTGTTTTCTACATTACGACAGATGGATGGAATGAGTGGCTTCCCAAAGAGGGAAGAGAGTGTATGTGATTCCTTTGATACTGGTCATAGTTCCACTGCAATATCAGCAGCTCTGGGACTGGTGAAAGCAAGAGACCTGAATGGGGAGAATAATAAAGTTGTAGCTGTATTAGGTGATGGTGCACTGACCGGTGGTATGGCATTTGAAGCGATTAATAATGCGGGTAGATTAAAGACCAATTTAATCATTGTTTTAAATGACAATAATATGTCCATATCTGAGAATGTGGGAGGTATGGCAAATTACCTTGCGAAGCTGAGAACAAACTCAAAATACACCGGTTTTAAAGAAAATATGGAGAATACCCTTATACAGATGCCGGGAGTGGGGAAGGCTCTTGTTGATAAGCTAAAACGTTCTAAGGATGCCATTAAATACTTTATGCTCCCCAGCATGTTCTTTGAGGATATGGGATTAACCTATATCGGACCCATTGATGGGCATAACATATCGCAAATGATAACCGCGTTTGAAGCTGCTTCAAGAGCAAAGAAGGCGGTAGTTGTTCATGTTCTGACAAGAAAAGGGAAGGGCTATAAGCCTGCTGAAAAATATCCAAGCAGATATCATAGTGTAGAGACCTTTGATGTGGTAAGCGGATCGCCGTTGAAAAAAGAAAAGGTCGATAGCTATACTAAGGTATTCTCAGATACGATGCTACGTCTGGCTCAGTCAAATGATAAACTGGTTGCGATTACTGCAGCGATGCCAAGTGGTACGGGACTGACCCATTTCATGAAGCAATACCCCGATCGTTTTTTTGATGTGGGTATAGCAGAAGAACATGCAGTAACCTTCGCAGCTGGTATGGCTATGGGTGGGTATAAACCTGTGGTAGCGATTTACTCCACCTTTATGCAAAGATCCTATGATCAGATTATTCATGATGTATGCATCAATAACCTTCCGGTTGTATTTGCCATTGACCGTGCCGGAATTACTGGAAGAGATGGGAAAACACATCAGGGGATCTTCGATTTATCCTTCTTATCACATATACCGAATTTAACAGTAATGGCACCCAAAAACCGTTATGAGCTGGAGGAAATGCTTGCCTACGCTGTCTCCTATGATGGCCCAGTAGCAGTCCGTTATCCCAAGGGAGATGCATATGACGGATTAAGTGAGTACCGGGCGCCTATCGTCCATGGGAAAAGTGAAGTGTTAAAACAAGGCTCCGACATAGCAATCTTAGCTCTCGGTAGTATGGTAAAAACAGGAGCAGAAGTAGCAGAGACTCTGGAAAAGGAAGGAATAAGCACGTCCTTAGTGAATGTACGATTTGCTTCTCCCATCGATATAGAAATAATAGATGAGCTTACCAAGAAACATAAAATACTTGTATCAATGGAAGAGAATGTACGGAACGGCGGATATGGTCAGAAGGTTGCCGATTACCTTTGTGAAAGTAAGAAGAATATTCGCTATATTAATATATCGGTTCCGGACGAATATATAGAGCATGGCGGAGTAAGTGAGTTGCATAAGAAGCTCGGATTGGATGCTGAGAGTATTTATAACCGAATTCGGGAGGAGCTTAATTTACTTAAGTGAGGATAATTTATGAAGGAACGTTTGGATGTTTTATTAGTAAATAGGAATTTGGCTGAGTCCAGAGAGAAAGCAAAGGCAATCATCATGTCGGGGAATGTCTTTGTGGATGGACAAAGAGAAGATAAAGCAGGAAGTACATTTTCTCCTGAGGTTCATATAGAGGTAAAAGGAAATCCTTTAAAATATGTGAGTCGTGGCGGATTAAAATTGGAAAAAGCAGTGATGCGTTACCGACTTTTATTAAAGGGCAGAATCTGTATGGATGTAGGTGCTTCTACAGGCGGGTTCACCGATTGTATGCTGCAAAATGGTGCATTGAAGGTCTACTCTGTGGATGTGGGTACGAATCAGCTTGCCTGGAAGCTACGTCAGGATGAAAGGGTAATTTCCATGGAAAAGACTAATATTCGATATCTTACACCGGATCAAATTGAGGACGATATCGAATTTGCATCCATTGATGTATCCTTTATTTCATTAACAAAGGTCTTACTTCCGGTCCGGGAGCTGTTAATAGGAGGAGGAGAAATCGTCTGCCTCATAAAGCCTCAATTTGAAGCAGGGAGAGAGAAGGTTGGGAAAAAAGGAGTCGTTCGTGATCGCAAGGTTCATGTTGAGGTGATCAGAAAGGTTTGTGATTATGCCTCCTCGATTGGTTTTCATTGTCTGGATTTGGATTACTCGCCAATTAAAGGACCGGAGGGTAATATTGAATATTTATTATATCTTAAAAAGACAGAGCGTGATATGGAAATTGAACCGGATATGACGGGAATCTCCATATCTTCGGATAGAATCGAAAGAGTCACCGAAGATGCTCATCGCGGATTAGATGAGGAATATAATACAAACGAATAAATATTTACAAAAAGATACTAATTATAAGTTTGGAGTCTTGAATTTTATACCATACTATGGTAGACTTTTTCGTGTATGCAGGACAGCTGTCTTATGAGGAGAGTAGCAATCAGAATGGATCGATTTTTAATAATTACGAATAAAGAAAAAGATAAAAAACTTAAGGTTACGAATAAGATTGTTGCTTATATTGAACAGGCAGGACGTTCAGCCATGCTTTCAAGTGTATCCTCTGTGCAGGGATGTTCCCAGGTGAAGATACCGGATGATACCGATTGTGCCATTGTATTAGGTGGCGATGGTACGATTATTCAGACTGCCAATGATCTGATGGCTCATAATATTCCTATTCTCGGTGTGAATCTGGGAACCTTAGGATTTCTAGCTGAAATAGAGGAAAATTATGTTCAGGAAGCATTGGATCGATTATTCCGCGACGATTATCGTGTAGAAAATCGCATTATGATTTGCGGAAGTATTCAGTATAGTGATGGACGTAAACCTCTTGATGACGTGACGTATGCACTGAATGATGTGGTAATAGCACGGAAGGGCTTTTCCCGAATCATCAGCCTTGGAATTTATGTAAATAATGAATTGGTTGAAAACTTTCGTGGAGACGGTGTTATTATATCAACACCGACAGGATCTACTGCCTATAATCTGTCAGCAGGTGGCCCTATCATCTTACCGCAGGCTGGAGTAATGGTTATTACGCCGATTTGTCCTCATTCCTTAAGCCCCAGAAGCATTGTGGTATCAGCGGAGGATACGATTAAGATTGTAGTCGGTAAGAGTAAGAAAACTCAGGAGGCAGAAGCAATCGTGACATTTGATGGCAACAAAGTGGTTGAATTAGGAACCGATGATGCGATAGAGATGAAAAAAGCTCAGTATTATACTAAATTGATAAAGCTTAACCGTACTGGTATTTATGAAATTTTGCGGTCAAAGTTAGAGAATAACGGAGATGAAAGAGATCCTCTATAATGAAACAGAAAGGCTGGTATGTGGATATGAAGATCAGCAGACAGAGCAAAATAATTGAATTAATTAATAAATATGATATTGAAACTCAGGAAGAACTGGCAGACCGCTTAATGAAGGATGGCTATAATGTTACACAGGCTACTGTATCCAGAGATATTCGGGAACTAAAGTTGACTAAGGTTGCCGTAGATGGTGGTAAGCAAAAATATATCGTGCTTCAAAAAGCAGAGACAGGTATGATTGAGAAATATGCTCGTGTACTGCGGGATGGTTTCGTGTCCATGGATATGGCTCAGAATATCATGGTAGTGAAGACAGTACCAGGAATGGCGATGGCCGTAGCTGCCGCACTGGATTCCCTTCAGTTAAGCAGCATCGTGGGTTGTATTGCCGGTGATGATACCGTTATGTGTGCGATTCGTACGACGGATGAGACAGTAGCGGTGATGGAGAAGTTGAGTAAGATTATCAACTCGGATATGTAATAGACTGATGCAAGAAAAATTACATTGAGAATAAGAGTAATTCATAATGTATGGCACAGAGTATAAAGGCAAAATGAACTTGTAATAGAACCTGACAGATCATGGATAATGCTATTTGTCGGGTTTCTTTTAGTTTACAATTGATCGGTTTTACTGATTCTGTAGTGAATTACTATCCATCTTAAGATTTCAGAGTTATAATTCGTAGCTTGATAGAAAATATGCTTGCCGAACACATAAAACAATGTTAGAATATTTACGGTAATTTACCATGATACATAGTTGATAAGGAGAATTTATATGTCAGGACATTCAAAGTTTGCTAACATTAAACATAAAAAAGAAAAAAACGATGCAGTAAAGGGCAAGATATTTACAAAACTAGGTCGTGAAATTGCAGTAGCAGTAAAGGAGGGCGGAGCAGATCCGAATTCCAATAGCCGTTTAAAAGATGTTATTGCAAAAGCAAAAGCCAACAATATGCCCAATGATACCATCGATAGAAGTATTAAGAAAGCGGCTGGAGATGCCAATGCAGTTAATTACGAAAGTGTTACTTATGAAGGCTATGGTCCCAGCGGTATTGCAATAATCGTAGAAGCTTTGACGGATAATAAAAATAGAACAGCTGCTAATGTAAGAAATGCTTTTACCAAAGGTAATGGTAATGTCGGCACTCAGGGATGCGTATCTTTTATGTTTGACCGTAAGGGCCAGATCATCATTGATAAGGAAGAATGTGATATGAAGGCCGATGATTTAATGATGGTAGTATTGGAGGCCGGTGCTGAGGATTTTTCGGAAGAGGAAGACAGCTTCGAGATTCTTACCGACCC
The nucleotide sequence above comes from Variimorphobacter saccharofermentans. Encoded proteins:
- the argR gene encoding arginine repressor; its protein translation is MKISRQSKIIELINKYDIETQEELADRLMKDGYNVTQATVSRDIRELKLTKVAVDGGKQKYIVLQKAETGMIEKYARVLRDGFVSMDMAQNIMVVKTVPGMAMAVAAALDSLQLSSIVGCIAGDDTVMCAIRTTDETVAVMEKLSKIINSDM
- a CDS encoding stage III sporulation protein AF, whose product is MNEIYIWIKNIVIYMILNTIIMNLLGNKSYKKYVSIVSGMILVLVVISPLMKFMNLEDKLDLFLKSNDFAIETSDFKNDLNRMEEEQSKIIFAEYEKKIELQVDELLASENIVLEGFEVRINKDPNSTEFGEIMSMDISAVEGEKKQEYEGRIPLIEKVEIARISLNEEKEEVIKKVPSPMEINLKNKLSDFYNIEQGNINISIQGG
- a CDS encoding NAD(+)/NADH kinase, whose protein sequence is MDRFLIITNKEKDKKLKVTNKIVAYIEQAGRSAMLSSVSSVQGCSQVKIPDDTDCAIVLGGDGTIIQTANDLMAHNIPILGVNLGTLGFLAEIEENYVQEALDRLFRDDYRVENRIMICGSIQYSDGRKPLDDVTYALNDVVIARKGFSRIISLGIYVNNELVENFRGDGVIISTPTGSTAYNLSAGGPIILPQAGVMVITPICPHSLSPRSIVVSAEDTIKIVVGKSKKTQEAEAIVTFDGNKVVELGTDDAIEMKKAQYYTKLIKLNRTGIYEILRSKLENNGDERDPL
- a CDS encoding SpoIIIAH-like family protein, encoding MKNIFKKNQIIITALCIMIAIAGYLSFTNNDKPDDPNAVETTNPDLEDLDDFTALDGLEMVTDTTGDTTGDGTTVDDTTDDTTDDTTVDDTTDDTTVDDTDEDLADDTDEATDEDDETMDTEDAADELGDISDEDLLSVTDNGELELEEGVPGEAVLANAAVDSGYFISSRLDREQRRAKSKADLKEIIDSPDISKEDKQAAIQKMIELTSNSEKESAIEILLGAKGFDGSIVYIVDNMVNVVVNAKTLTDQQLAIVESVVKDNTGFAVENIHINPAVVEE
- the xseA gene encoding exodeoxyribonuclease VII large subunit — its product is MGQAYSVTEINQYIKNMFLGDRMLNRIYVKGEVSNCKYHTSGHIYFTLKDAQGQLSCVMFAGQRRGLTFRLEEGQSVIALGSINVYERDGKYQLYASEIVLDGQGLLYERFEKLKKQLEAEGLFDREHKKPIPSFPKRIGIVTASTGAAIQDIINISKRRNPYVQLILYPALVQGVGSAESVAKGIAALDRLGLDTIIVGRGGGSIEDLWAFNEEIVARAIYQCNTPIISAVGHETDVTIADFVSDLRAPTPSAAAELAVNDYLAFEALINDYKRKLAREIQQKIQLQQNRIRELKFRLFYASPSYQIKQKRQYLIDMEQRLQNCINQRIKEKRHKLELYISRLEGLSPLSKLSKGYALIVGEDNKPVQSIKKVKEKEQITISLIDGDIYSRVETVLEKKRGMSEIEDGGCYGEERNEA
- a CDS encoding stage III sporulation protein AE; the protein is MTEGSKGSSKKYMKLLLLIIIIFYAQPCSAVKASASLPEDINYTEIQDVINDVMGKGNEFQFDDYVDQLISGEEAFTISSLGNQLLHSVKGEINANLGTFGSLITIALIAALFTNLSMAFKNNHVSETGYYITYLLLFSLLISTFILASRIAAETIGSILDFMKALVPTYLMVVGFYTGSGTSLVYYEAALMLITLVDFLMVSIMIPMINFYLIIMLTNNLSKEDMLSKLAELFSSAISWLLKSMLAAVIGFNAIQGLIVPVADKVKRSTLLKASEALPGVGDALGGVAETILGAGVLLKNAIGVAGLIVILTICAVPFLKLLMITVVYKVGCAALQPISDKRFIECISASAKSAGMLLQTVFVGAVLFIITITIVAVTTGGIS
- the xseB gene encoding exodeoxyribonuclease VII small subunit, whose protein sequence is MAKKEMKLEESFEKLNQILEELEKPEVSLEDSFSLYQEGMKLLKACNASIDKVEKQLIILSESGETDEL
- the dxs gene encoding 1-deoxy-D-xylulose-5-phosphate synthase; translated protein: MPRLLDGINNANDIKKIKAQDYDKLAREIRDFLIQNVSQTGGHLASNLGVVELTMALHLFLNLPQDKLIWDVGHQAYTHKVLTGRKNLFSTLRQMDGMSGFPKREESVCDSFDTGHSSTAISAALGLVKARDLNGENNKVVAVLGDGALTGGMAFEAINNAGRLKTNLIIVLNDNNMSISENVGGMANYLAKLRTNSKYTGFKENMENTLIQMPGVGKALVDKLKRSKDAIKYFMLPSMFFEDMGLTYIGPIDGHNISQMITAFEAASRAKKAVVVHVLTRKGKGYKPAEKYPSRYHSVETFDVVSGSPLKKEKVDSYTKVFSDTMLRLAQSNDKLVAITAAMPSGTGLTHFMKQYPDRFFDVGIAEEHAVTFAAGMAMGGYKPVVAIYSTFMQRSYDQIIHDVCINNLPVVFAIDRAGITGRDGKTHQGIFDLSFLSHIPNLTVMAPKNRYELEEMLAYAVSYDGPVAVRYPKGDAYDGLSEYRAPIVHGKSEVLKQGSDIAILALGSMVKTGAEVAETLEKEGISTSLVNVRFASPIDIEIIDELTKKHKILVSMEENVRNGGYGQKVADYLCESKKNIRYINISVPDEYIEHGGVSELHKKLGLDAESIYNRIREELNLLK
- a CDS encoding Asp23/Gls24 family envelope stress response protein, with the protein product MNKEPEIRNTYKIHEDGKVGEVQIADEVVATIAGLAATEVKGVAATSGNVTNEIAGKLGKKNLSKGVKVIVNPDAVSVDMALTLDYGYGIPETAKLVQEKVKLAIENMTGLQVKEVNIRIAGVNIVKE
- a CDS encoding polyprenyl synthetase family protein, whose product is MNFNQEMQEKISEIEAILEEFIPKEEGYQKTIMQAMNYSLLAGGKRLRPMLMVETFSMFNGLNMDILKPFMAAIEMIHTYSLVHDDLPAMDNDEYRRGRKTTHVVFGEALGILAGDGLLNYAFETALKAFDAITASTPTEELTTYRRIAKAMQTLAAKAGIYGMIGGQVIDTEEYHGVTEQERLDFMYRLKTGALMEASMMIGAILAGATDEEVNKIEYIAGNIGLAFQIKDDILDITGTPEVLGKPVLSDEKNEKVTYVTIMDLNKASERVEVISKQAVDAFEELPYQNEYLKSLIIKLINREN
- a CDS encoding TlyA family RNA methyltransferase, translating into MKERLDVLLVNRNLAESREKAKAIIMSGNVFVDGQREDKAGSTFSPEVHIEVKGNPLKYVSRGGLKLEKAVMRYRLLLKGRICMDVGASTGGFTDCMLQNGALKVYSVDVGTNQLAWKLRQDERVISMEKTNIRYLTPDQIEDDIEFASIDVSFISLTKVLLPVRELLIGGGEIVCLIKPQFEAGREKVGKKGVVRDRKVHVEVIRKVCDYASSIGFHCLDLDYSPIKGPEGNIEYLLYLKKTERDMEIEPDMTGISISSDRIERVTEDAHRGLDEEYNTNE
- the nusB gene encoding transcription antitermination factor NusB; translated protein: MTRREIREHIFLMLFRKDFHEATELTEQMELYIAELETPSLEEYTYLTNRFQTVVSHLEEIDQTLSEAASGWKLNRMNKVDLTILRLAVYEMKFDEDVPVKVAINEAVEMAKTFGGDESPSFVNGVLAKLA
- a CDS encoding YebC/PmpR family DNA-binding transcriptional regulator — protein: MSGHSKFANIKHKKEKNDAVKGKIFTKLGREIAVAVKEGGADPNSNSRLKDVIAKAKANNMPNDTIDRSIKKAAGDANAVNYESVTYEGYGPSGIAIIVEALTDNKNRTAANVRNAFTKGNGNVGTQGCVSFMFDRKGQIIIDKEECDMKADDLMMVVLEAGAEDFSEEEDSFEILTDPDDFSSVRENLEKAGIPMAQADISMIPQTWVELKDENDIKMMNRILDLLDEDDDVQEVYHNWDE